A genomic region of Micromonospora sp. NBRC 110009 contains the following coding sequences:
- a CDS encoding site-specific integrase — MIPAALGGVDPSAATVRLAGYGDAVMELAVRGLEGKTLDPYLAGWRKRVVPSLGHLPVRMISNGVVDRTVHGWIADECSLSTVKNSLAILVRVMEQAVRDGVLDRNPAKVSGWQREYQRAEDELDDPRSLALPDWNALTRLADALVEPSAGRFQGWGDVVIFAACTAARIGEVAGVRAGDIDLTNWTWTVRRQTTPSPGGLVDKGTKGKRARVVPLIVEARELLTRRLMPCDGPAARLFTGSRGGRISTAVLRDATHWDEVVTALGYEHLRRHDLRHTGLTWMADAGVPVHVLRKIAGHGSLTTTQRYLHPDRQSIRDAGAALSAHLQARRSPDGPQLRAV, encoded by the coding sequence ATGATTCCCGCCGCTCTGGGTGGTGTCGATCCCAGTGCTGCCACGGTGCGGCTGGCTGGCTATGGGGATGCTGTCATGGAGCTGGCCGTTCGGGGTCTTGAAGGCAAGACTCTCGACCCTTATCTGGCTGGATGGCGCAAGCGCGTGGTCCCCTCGCTGGGTCACCTTCCGGTTCGCATGATTTCAAACGGTGTGGTCGACCGGACCGTTCACGGCTGGATTGCTGATGAGTGCAGTCTGTCAACGGTCAAGAACAGCCTTGCAATTCTCGTGCGCGTGATGGAGCAAGCGGTGCGCGACGGCGTCCTTGATCGAAACCCGGCGAAGGTGAGCGGATGGCAACGCGAGTATCAGCGCGCGGAAGATGAACTCGATGATCCCCGATCGCTGGCGTTGCCGGATTGGAATGCCCTGACGCGGCTCGCCGACGCACTCGTAGAGCCCTCGGCTGGTCGGTTCCAGGGCTGGGGTGATGTCGTGATCTTTGCTGCCTGTACAGCAGCGCGCATCGGTGAAGTGGCTGGCGTCCGTGCCGGCGATATCGATCTGACGAACTGGACTTGGACAGTCCGGCGACAGACGACGCCCAGCCCTGGAGGTCTCGTAGACAAGGGCACAAAGGGAAAGCGCGCTCGCGTGGTCCCGCTGATCGTGGAGGCGCGGGAGCTGCTCACACGTCGACTCATGCCATGCGATGGCCCAGCCGCCAGACTCTTCACCGGCTCTCGTGGCGGTCGGATCAGCACCGCAGTGCTGCGAGACGCGACCCACTGGGACGAGGTCGTCACGGCTCTGGGCTACGAACATCTGCGTCGCCACGACCTGCGCCACACCGGCCTCACGTGGATGGCTGACGCAGGTGTGCCGGTCCACGTCTTGCGGAAGATCGCTGGGCACGGATCGCTCACCACGACCCAGCGGTACCTGCACCCCGATCGCCAATCGATCAGAGATGCGGGAGCGGCACTGAGTGCACACCTGCAGGCTCGCCGGTCCCCAGATGGTCCCCAGCTACGCGCTGTTTAG